A stretch of Hemicordylus capensis ecotype Gifberg chromosome 9, rHemCap1.1.pri, whole genome shotgun sequence DNA encodes these proteins:
- the GAS8 gene encoding dynein regulatory complex subunit 4, whose protein sequence is MAPKKKGEKKGGGKKGKKGSPIVDVIPAEVMTKEQLEEHIGRIREELDREREERNYFQLERDKIHTFWEITRRQLDEKKAELRNKDREMEEAEERHQVEIKVYKQKVKHLLYEHQNNITELKAEGTVSMKLAQKDHRAQEMEMRKDMRTLKVELKEQELANEMVVKNLRLKQQEDTTRLRNDFERQVKEIEAKYEKKMRVLRDELDLRRKTEIHEIEERKNGQINTLMKNHEKAFSDIKNYYNDVTLNNLALINTLKEQMEEMKKKEDHLEKEMAEVLLQNRRLVEPLQRAREEVAELQRKLSHYEKDKALLASTQARLKVTQKELKDLQWEHEVLQQRFSKVQEERDELYQKFTKAINEVQQKTGFKNLLLERKLLGLSSILEKKDVQLNEVLAASNLDPSALTVVTRKLEDVLDAKNSAIKDLQYELARVCKAHNDVLRTYEAKLTAFGIPVDNLGFKPMETSVLGHTLGQGPAGLVSTPT, encoded by the exons ATG GCACccaaaaagaaaggagaaaagaaaggtGGGGGCAAGAAGGGGAAGAAAGGCTCCCCGATAGTGGACGTCATCCCTGCAGAAGTCATGACCAAAGAGCAG CTGGAGGAGCACATTGGGCGTATCCGGGAGGAGCTGGACCGCGAGCGGGAGGAGCGCAACTACTTCCAGCTGGAGCGAGACAAGATCCACACCTTTTGGGAGATCACACGGCGGCAGCTGGATGAGAAGAAGGCGGAGCTGCGCAACAAAGACCGTGAAATGGAGGAGGCTGAAGAGCGTCACCAAGTGGAGATCAAG GTTTACAAGCAGAAAGTCAAGCACCTGCTGTATGAGCACCAGAACAACATCACGGAGCTGAAGGCGGAAGGTACAGTCTCCATGAAGCTGGCCCAGAAAGACCACCGAGCCCAGGAGATGGAGATGCGCAAGGACATGCGCACCCTGAAGGTGGAGCTGAAGGAGCAGGAGCTGGCCAACGAGATGGTGGTGAAGAACCTGCGGCTG AAACAACAAGAGGACACGACTCGGCTGCGTAACGACTTTGAGAGGCAGGTGAAAG AGATCGAGGCCAAGTACGAGAAGAAGATGCGGGTGCTGCGTGATGAGCTGGACCTGCGCCGGAAGACGGAGATCCATGAGATCGAGGAGAGGAAGAACGGCCAGATCAACACCCTGATGAAGAATCACGAGAAGGCCTTCAGCGACATCAAGAACTACTACAACGACGTCACCCTGAACAACCTGGCGCTCATCAACACCCTcaag GAGCAGATGGAGGAGATGAAGAAGAAAGAGGACCACCTGGAGAAGGAAATGGCCGAGGTCTTGCTGCAGAACAGGAGGCTGGTGGAGCCGCTCCAGCGAGCCCGTGAAGAAGTGGCTGAGCTCCAGAGGAAGCTGTCCCACTATGAGAAGGACAAGGCCTTGCTGGCG AGCACCCAGGCCCGGCTGAAAGTCACCCAGAAGGAGCTGAAGGACCTCCAGTGGGAACACGAAGTGCTGCAGCAGAGGTTCAGCAAG GTGCAGGAGGAGCGTGATGAGCTGTACCAGAAGTTCACCAAAGCCATCAACGAGGTTCAGCAGAAAACTGGCTTCAAAAACCTGCTGCTGGAGCGGAAGCTTCTCGGCCTCTCCAGCATCCTGGAGAAGAAGGACGTGCAGCTCAATGAAGTGCTGGCCGCCTCCAACCTGGATCCCAGCGCCCTCACCGTGGTCACCCGCaagctggag GACGTGCTGGATGCCAAGAACAGCGCCATCAAGGACCTGCAGTACGAGCTGGCCCGAGTGTGCAAG gcACACAACGACGTGCTGCGGACCTACGAGGCCAAGCTGACGGCCTTTGGGATCCCCGTGGACAACCTGGGCTTCAAGCCCATGGAGACCTCCGTGCTGGGCCACACGCTGGGCCAGGGCCCTGCTGGACTGGTCTCGACCCCCACGTAG
- the LOC128334507 gene encoding AFG3-like protein 1 isoform X2, producing MERPRAERALEAGTGPAGSEKKNEQAQSPPGAAPDDKEPLASKDLGHQKNAGSSSRGGGGGKRGKEEEDLGWWSRMQKGEFPWDNKDFRYLAVMGAGILSGFLFFYWRDPGREINWRHFVQYYLARGVVERLEVVNKQFVRVFPVPGATSEKYIWFNIGSVDTFERNLEAAQLELGIDSAHQVSVVYNTESDGSFLLSMVPTLLLMGFLLFALRRGPMGGGRGGRGGGIFSMAETTAKVLKNNTDVQFRDVAGCEEAKLEIMEFVNFLKNPKQYQDLGAKIPKGAMLTGPPGTGKTLLAKATAGEANVPFITVNGSEFLEMFVGVGPARVRDMFALARKNAPCILFIDEIDAVGRKRGQGHFGGQNEQENTLNQLLVEMDGFNSSTNVVVLAGTNRPDVLDPALMRPGRFDRQIYIGPPDIKGRASIFKVHLRPLKLDANISRDALARKMAARTPGFTGADISSVCNEAALIAARHASPTVGEEHFEQAIERVIGGLEKKTQVLQPNEKNVVAYHEAGHAVVGWFLEHADPLLKVSIIPRGKGLGYAQYLPREQFLYTREQLFDRMCMMLGGRVAEQLFFGRITTGAQDDLRKVTQSAYAQIVQFGMSDKLGQLSFDLPRPGELAPEKPYSEATAELIDEEVRSLISTAYGRTLELLTRCHSQVEKVGKRLLEKEVLEKADMVELLGPRPFAEKSTYEEFVEGTGSLEEDLSLPKGLKNWNAEQEEGPPEERAQEKAA from the exons GCTCCGAGAAGAAAAATGAACAAGCCCAGAGTCCACCAGGTGCTGCCCCTGATGACAAAG AGCCTCTCGCTTCCAAAGACCTTGGTCACCAGAAGaatgcagggagcagcagcagaggaggcggcggcggcaaaagaggaaaggaggaggaggatttgggGTGGTGGagtcgcatgcagaag GGAGAGTTCCCGTGGGATAACAAGGACTTCCGGTACCTGGCTGTCATGGGGGCTGGCATCCTCTCAGGCTTCCTCTTCTTCTACTGGCGAGATCCTGGCAGAGAGATCAACTGGAGGCACTTTGTGCAGTACTACTTGGCCAGAGGAGTG GTGGAGCGGCTGGAAGTGGTCAACAAACAGTTTGTGCGTGTCTTCCCGGTCCCTGGAGCCACCTCAGAG AAGTACATCTGGTTCAACATCGGCAGCGTGGATACCTTTGAGCGGAACTTGGAGGCTGCTCAGCTGGAGCTGGGGATCGACAGCGCCCACCAGGTGTCCGTGGTCTACAACACGGAGAGTGACGG CTCTTTCCTCCTGAGCATggtccccaccctgctgctgatgGGCTTCCTGCTGTTCGCTCTGAGACGTGGCCCCATGGGAGGTGGGCGTGGCGGGCGAGGGGGAGGCATCTTCAGCATGGCGGAGACAACAGCGAAGGTCCTGAAGAACAACACGGACGTGCAGTTCAGGGACGTGGCTGGCTGCGAGGAGGCCAAGCTGGAGATCATGGAGTTCGTGAACTTCCTGAAGAATCCCAAACAGTACCAGGATCTCGGAGCCAAGATCCCAAAG GGAGCGATGCTCACAGGCCCTCCGGGGACAGGGAAGACCCTCCTGGCCAAAGCCACTGCCGGAGAAGCCAACGTCCCCTTCATCACCGTGAATGGCTCCGAGTTCCTGGAGATGTTTGTTGGAGTCGGGCCTGCCAGG GTCCGCGACATGTTTGCCTTGGCACGGAAGAATGCGCCCTGCATCCTCTTCATTGACGAGATCGACGCCGTGGGGAGGAAGCGGGGCCAGGGGCACTTCGGGGGGCAGAACGAGCAGGAGAACACCCTCAACCAGCTGCTCGTGGAGATGGATG GGTTCAACAGCAGCACCAACGTGGTGGTCCTCGCAGGCACGAACCGCCCTGACGTTCTGGACCCAGCGCTGATGAGACCAGGCCGCTTTGACCGGCAGATTTATATCG GCCCGCCTGACATCAAGGGCAGAGCATCCATCTTCAAAGTGCACCTCCGGCCTCTCAAGTTGGATGCAAACATCAGCAGAGACGCTCTGGCACGGAAGATGGCGGCCCGGACTCCTGGGTTCACAG GAGCCGACATCTCCAGCGTTTGCAACGAGGCCGCGCTGATTGCCGCCCGACACGCCAGCCCCACCGTGGGCGAGGAGCACTTTGAACAGGCCATCGAGCGGGTCATTGGGG gGCTTGAGAAGAAGACCCAAGTTCTGCAGCCCAATGAGAAGAACGTAGTGGCTTACCACGAGGCCGGACACGCTGTGGTTGGGTGGTTCTTGGAGCACGCGGACCCCCTGCTGAAG GTCTCCATCATCCCCCGCGGGAAAGGCCTGGGCTACGCGCAGTACCTGCCCCGGGAGCAGTTCCTCTACACCCGTGAGCAGCTCTTCGACCGCATGTGCATGATGCTGGGGGGCCGGGTTGCCGAGCAGCTGTTCTTCGGCCGCATCACGACTGGGGCCCAGGACGACCTCCGGAAGGTGACGCAGAGCGCCTACGCCCAG atCGTGCAGTTTGGCATGAGCGACAAGCTGGGCCAGCTCTCCTTCGACCTCCCGCGGCCGGGGGAGCTGGCGCCCGAGAAGCCGTACAGCGAAGCGACCGCCGAGCTCATTGACGAGGAGGTGCGCTCCTTGATCAGCACCGCCTACGGAAGGACGCTGGAGCTGCTGACGCGCTGCCACAGCCAGGTGGAGAAG GTGGGGAAGCGTCTCCTGGAGAAAGAGGTCTTGGAGAAGGCAGACATGGTGGAGCTCCTGGGACCCCGGCCCTTTGCGGAGAAGTCCACGTACGAGGAGTTTGTCGAAGGGACGGGGAGCTTGGAGGAAGACCTCTCCCTCCCCAAGGGCCTGAAGAACTGGAACGCCGAGCAGGAGGAAGGGCCCCCCGAGGAGAGAGCCCAGGAGAAGGCCGCCTAG
- the LOC128334507 gene encoding AFG3-like protein 1 isoform X1: protein MAYRLAAAVLAPPLSTVWRGRGLSGLWKLARVRQWHQRTQPGCVVSLSRWLCSKPPEGSEKKNEQAQSPPGAAPDDKEPLASKDLGHQKNAGSSSRGGGGGKRGKEEEDLGWWSRMQKGEFPWDNKDFRYLAVMGAGILSGFLFFYWRDPGREINWRHFVQYYLARGVVERLEVVNKQFVRVFPVPGATSEKYIWFNIGSVDTFERNLEAAQLELGIDSAHQVSVVYNTESDGSFLLSMVPTLLLMGFLLFALRRGPMGGGRGGRGGGIFSMAETTAKVLKNNTDVQFRDVAGCEEAKLEIMEFVNFLKNPKQYQDLGAKIPKGAMLTGPPGTGKTLLAKATAGEANVPFITVNGSEFLEMFVGVGPARVRDMFALARKNAPCILFIDEIDAVGRKRGQGHFGGQNEQENTLNQLLVEMDGFNSSTNVVVLAGTNRPDVLDPALMRPGRFDRQIYIGPPDIKGRASIFKVHLRPLKLDANISRDALARKMAARTPGFTGADISSVCNEAALIAARHASPTVGEEHFEQAIERVIGGLEKKTQVLQPNEKNVVAYHEAGHAVVGWFLEHADPLLKVSIIPRGKGLGYAQYLPREQFLYTREQLFDRMCMMLGGRVAEQLFFGRITTGAQDDLRKVTQSAYAQIVQFGMSDKLGQLSFDLPRPGELAPEKPYSEATAELIDEEVRSLISTAYGRTLELLTRCHSQVEKVGKRLLEKEVLEKADMVELLGPRPFAEKSTYEEFVEGTGSLEEDLSLPKGLKNWNAEQEEGPPEERAQEKAA from the exons TGGCATCAGAGGACCCAGCCAGGATGCGTTGTGTCCCTCAGTCGCTGGCTGTGCTCCAAGCCTCCTGAAG GCTCCGAGAAGAAAAATGAACAAGCCCAGAGTCCACCAGGTGCTGCCCCTGATGACAAAG AGCCTCTCGCTTCCAAAGACCTTGGTCACCAGAAGaatgcagggagcagcagcagaggaggcggcggcggcaaaagaggaaaggaggaggaggatttgggGTGGTGGagtcgcatgcagaag GGAGAGTTCCCGTGGGATAACAAGGACTTCCGGTACCTGGCTGTCATGGGGGCTGGCATCCTCTCAGGCTTCCTCTTCTTCTACTGGCGAGATCCTGGCAGAGAGATCAACTGGAGGCACTTTGTGCAGTACTACTTGGCCAGAGGAGTG GTGGAGCGGCTGGAAGTGGTCAACAAACAGTTTGTGCGTGTCTTCCCGGTCCCTGGAGCCACCTCAGAG AAGTACATCTGGTTCAACATCGGCAGCGTGGATACCTTTGAGCGGAACTTGGAGGCTGCTCAGCTGGAGCTGGGGATCGACAGCGCCCACCAGGTGTCCGTGGTCTACAACACGGAGAGTGACGG CTCTTTCCTCCTGAGCATggtccccaccctgctgctgatgGGCTTCCTGCTGTTCGCTCTGAGACGTGGCCCCATGGGAGGTGGGCGTGGCGGGCGAGGGGGAGGCATCTTCAGCATGGCGGAGACAACAGCGAAGGTCCTGAAGAACAACACGGACGTGCAGTTCAGGGACGTGGCTGGCTGCGAGGAGGCCAAGCTGGAGATCATGGAGTTCGTGAACTTCCTGAAGAATCCCAAACAGTACCAGGATCTCGGAGCCAAGATCCCAAAG GGAGCGATGCTCACAGGCCCTCCGGGGACAGGGAAGACCCTCCTGGCCAAAGCCACTGCCGGAGAAGCCAACGTCCCCTTCATCACCGTGAATGGCTCCGAGTTCCTGGAGATGTTTGTTGGAGTCGGGCCTGCCAGG GTCCGCGACATGTTTGCCTTGGCACGGAAGAATGCGCCCTGCATCCTCTTCATTGACGAGATCGACGCCGTGGGGAGGAAGCGGGGCCAGGGGCACTTCGGGGGGCAGAACGAGCAGGAGAACACCCTCAACCAGCTGCTCGTGGAGATGGATG GGTTCAACAGCAGCACCAACGTGGTGGTCCTCGCAGGCACGAACCGCCCTGACGTTCTGGACCCAGCGCTGATGAGACCAGGCCGCTTTGACCGGCAGATTTATATCG GCCCGCCTGACATCAAGGGCAGAGCATCCATCTTCAAAGTGCACCTCCGGCCTCTCAAGTTGGATGCAAACATCAGCAGAGACGCTCTGGCACGGAAGATGGCGGCCCGGACTCCTGGGTTCACAG GAGCCGACATCTCCAGCGTTTGCAACGAGGCCGCGCTGATTGCCGCCCGACACGCCAGCCCCACCGTGGGCGAGGAGCACTTTGAACAGGCCATCGAGCGGGTCATTGGGG gGCTTGAGAAGAAGACCCAAGTTCTGCAGCCCAATGAGAAGAACGTAGTGGCTTACCACGAGGCCGGACACGCTGTGGTTGGGTGGTTCTTGGAGCACGCGGACCCCCTGCTGAAG GTCTCCATCATCCCCCGCGGGAAAGGCCTGGGCTACGCGCAGTACCTGCCCCGGGAGCAGTTCCTCTACACCCGTGAGCAGCTCTTCGACCGCATGTGCATGATGCTGGGGGGCCGGGTTGCCGAGCAGCTGTTCTTCGGCCGCATCACGACTGGGGCCCAGGACGACCTCCGGAAGGTGACGCAGAGCGCCTACGCCCAG atCGTGCAGTTTGGCATGAGCGACAAGCTGGGCCAGCTCTCCTTCGACCTCCCGCGGCCGGGGGAGCTGGCGCCCGAGAAGCCGTACAGCGAAGCGACCGCCGAGCTCATTGACGAGGAGGTGCGCTCCTTGATCAGCACCGCCTACGGAAGGACGCTGGAGCTGCTGACGCGCTGCCACAGCCAGGTGGAGAAG GTGGGGAAGCGTCTCCTGGAGAAAGAGGTCTTGGAGAAGGCAGACATGGTGGAGCTCCTGGGACCCCGGCCCTTTGCGGAGAAGTCCACGTACGAGGAGTTTGTCGAAGGGACGGGGAGCTTGGAGGAAGACCTCTCCCTCCCCAAGGGCCTGAAGAACTGGAACGCCGAGCAGGAGGAAGGGCCCCCCGAGGAGAGAGCCCAGGAGAAGGCCGCCTAG
- the LOC128334507 gene encoding AFG3-like protein 1 isoform X3: protein MAYRLAAAVLAPPLSTVWRGRGLSGLWKLARVRQWHQRTQPGCVVSLSRWLCSKPPEGSEKKNEQAQSPPGAAPDDKEPLASKDLGHQKNAGSSSRGGGGGKRGKEEEDLGWWSRMQKGEFPWDNKDFRYLAVMGAGILSGFLFFYWRDPGREINWRHFVQYYLARGVVERLEVVNKQFVRVFPVPGATSEKYIWFNIGSVDTFERNLEAAQLELGIDSAHQVSVVYNTESDGSFLLSMVPTLLLMGFLLFALRRGPMGGGRGGRGGGIFSMAETTAKVLKNNTDVQFRDVAGCEEAKLEIMEFVNFLKNPKQYQDLGAKIPKGAMLTGPPGTGKTLLAKATAGEANVPFITVNGSEFLEMFVGVGPARVRDMFALARKNAPCILFIDEIDAVGRKRGQGHFGGQNEQENTLNQLLVEMDGFNSSTNVVVLAGTNRPDVLDPALMRPGRFDRQIYIGPPDIKGRASIFKVHLRPLKLDANISRDALARKMAARTPGFTGADISSVCNEAALIAARHASPTVGEEHFEQAIERVIGGLEKKTQVLQPNEKNVVAYHEAGHAVVGWFLEHADPLLKVFLMSTRPALLDQGQSLSSPASCFPQWPTRCCWEAPEPEDKGIPSLLLLLPCN from the exons TGGCATCAGAGGACCCAGCCAGGATGCGTTGTGTCCCTCAGTCGCTGGCTGTGCTCCAAGCCTCCTGAAG GCTCCGAGAAGAAAAATGAACAAGCCCAGAGTCCACCAGGTGCTGCCCCTGATGACAAAG AGCCTCTCGCTTCCAAAGACCTTGGTCACCAGAAGaatgcagggagcagcagcagaggaggcggcggcggcaaaagaggaaaggaggaggaggatttgggGTGGTGGagtcgcatgcagaag GGAGAGTTCCCGTGGGATAACAAGGACTTCCGGTACCTGGCTGTCATGGGGGCTGGCATCCTCTCAGGCTTCCTCTTCTTCTACTGGCGAGATCCTGGCAGAGAGATCAACTGGAGGCACTTTGTGCAGTACTACTTGGCCAGAGGAGTG GTGGAGCGGCTGGAAGTGGTCAACAAACAGTTTGTGCGTGTCTTCCCGGTCCCTGGAGCCACCTCAGAG AAGTACATCTGGTTCAACATCGGCAGCGTGGATACCTTTGAGCGGAACTTGGAGGCTGCTCAGCTGGAGCTGGGGATCGACAGCGCCCACCAGGTGTCCGTGGTCTACAACACGGAGAGTGACGG CTCTTTCCTCCTGAGCATggtccccaccctgctgctgatgGGCTTCCTGCTGTTCGCTCTGAGACGTGGCCCCATGGGAGGTGGGCGTGGCGGGCGAGGGGGAGGCATCTTCAGCATGGCGGAGACAACAGCGAAGGTCCTGAAGAACAACACGGACGTGCAGTTCAGGGACGTGGCTGGCTGCGAGGAGGCCAAGCTGGAGATCATGGAGTTCGTGAACTTCCTGAAGAATCCCAAACAGTACCAGGATCTCGGAGCCAAGATCCCAAAG GGAGCGATGCTCACAGGCCCTCCGGGGACAGGGAAGACCCTCCTGGCCAAAGCCACTGCCGGAGAAGCCAACGTCCCCTTCATCACCGTGAATGGCTCCGAGTTCCTGGAGATGTTTGTTGGAGTCGGGCCTGCCAGG GTCCGCGACATGTTTGCCTTGGCACGGAAGAATGCGCCCTGCATCCTCTTCATTGACGAGATCGACGCCGTGGGGAGGAAGCGGGGCCAGGGGCACTTCGGGGGGCAGAACGAGCAGGAGAACACCCTCAACCAGCTGCTCGTGGAGATGGATG GGTTCAACAGCAGCACCAACGTGGTGGTCCTCGCAGGCACGAACCGCCCTGACGTTCTGGACCCAGCGCTGATGAGACCAGGCCGCTTTGACCGGCAGATTTATATCG GCCCGCCTGACATCAAGGGCAGAGCATCCATCTTCAAAGTGCACCTCCGGCCTCTCAAGTTGGATGCAAACATCAGCAGAGACGCTCTGGCACGGAAGATGGCGGCCCGGACTCCTGGGTTCACAG GAGCCGACATCTCCAGCGTTTGCAACGAGGCCGCGCTGATTGCCGCCCGACACGCCAGCCCCACCGTGGGCGAGGAGCACTTTGAACAGGCCATCGAGCGGGTCATTGGGG gGCTTGAGAAGAAGACCCAAGTTCTGCAGCCCAATGAGAAGAACGTAGTGGCTTACCACGAGGCCGGACACGCTGTGGTTGGGTGGTTCTTGGAGCACGCGGACCCCCTGCTGAAG GTTTTTCTGAtgtccacaagaccagccctgctggaccagggccaaagcctctctagtccagcgtcctgtttcccccagtggcccaccagatgctgctgggaagcccccgAACCAGAAGAcaaaggcattccctctctcttgctgttgctcccctgcaactga
- the DBNDD1 gene encoding dysbindin domain-containing protein 1 isoform X1: MEAPGGAAPPPELMKEAQTPEERATPIIVPIHGLVEESRSPPAEEAGGVPIPTSGLLQVAERRQPLSSVSSLEVHFDLLDLTELTDMSDQELAEVFADSDDENVANESPAGPHPHPHPGYLRSPSWTRTKAEQGREKKHLSDSELQAGKVDTFLMTVEKPKE, translated from the exons ATGGAGGCGCCGGGAGGGGCCGCGCCGCCCCCGG AGCTGATGAAAGAGGCCCAGACGCCGGAGGAGCGAGCCACCCCCATCATCGTCCCCATACATGGGCTGGTGGAAGAGTCCCGCAGCCCACCTGCAGAGGAGGCGGGAGGGGTCCCCATCCCAACATCAGGGCTGCTGCAGGTTGCAGAGCGCAGGC AGCCCTTGAGTAGCGTCTCTTCCCTTGAGGTGCACTTTGACCTCCTGGACCTAACTGAACTTACAGACATGTCCGACCAGGAACTGGCAGAAGTCTTTGCTGACTCAGACGATGAAAACGTCGCCAACGAATCCCCAGCTG GTCCGCATCCACACCCGCATCCGGGCTACCTGCGCTCCCCATCCTGGACCCGGACAAAAGCCGAGCAGGGCCGGGAGAAGAAGCACCTGAGTGACTCGGAGCTCCAGGCCGGCAAAGTGGACACTTTCCTGATGACGGTGGAGAAGCCAAAAGAATGA
- the DBNDD1 gene encoding dysbindin domain-containing protein 1 isoform X2 — protein sequence MEAPGGAAPPPEPLSSVSSLEVHFDLLDLTELTDMSDQELAEVFADSDDENVANESPAGPHPHPHPGYLRSPSWTRTKAEQGREKKHLSDSELQAGKVDTFLMTVEKPKE from the exons ATGGAGGCGCCGGGAGGGGCCGCGCCGCCCCCGG AGCCCTTGAGTAGCGTCTCTTCCCTTGAGGTGCACTTTGACCTCCTGGACCTAACTGAACTTACAGACATGTCCGACCAGGAACTGGCAGAAGTCTTTGCTGACTCAGACGATGAAAACGTCGCCAACGAATCCCCAGCTG GTCCGCATCCACACCCGCATCCGGGCTACCTGCGCTCCCCATCCTGGACCCGGACAAAAGCCGAGCAGGGCCGGGAGAAGAAGCACCTGAGTGACTCGGAGCTCCAGGCCGGCAAAGTGGACACTTTCCTGATGACGGTGGAGAAGCCAAAAGAATGA